The following are from one region of the Sandaracinus amylolyticus genome:
- the ligA gene encoding NAD-dependent DNA ligase LigA — MSKNESPDTHRMRIELEELATQIRYHEKIYREGRPEIPDSAFDEMIDRYSELADALKVPAAERLDSAPGAEQHTEGFQEVEHRVPMLSLEKLTPNRKDSKGEAMPIAEQLGQWVDRRRKDLELAASATLPLFVEPKIDGISVSLLYEHGKLVRAVTRGDGRKGDDITKQVKQARAVPAKIDGPKGSLEVRGELYWPRARFDAYNAKLKEAGEETIANPRNGCAGMIKRKEVDGLEHVGITSFLYQVPWAEGITLPSTQSGVLKWLSEMGAPVYLELVRVLGDAESVLAYCGEFGARRGTLEFDIDGMVIKIEELRHYAQLGATGHHPHWGIAYKFPPERKATKLLGVELSVGKTGKITPVAQLDPVQLAGTTVGRASLHNFVEIERKDIRLGDFVFVEKAGDIIPQVVDVDRARRTADARPIVRPTHCPDCETPVVVEEIFVSCPNELCPSKVREKLKHFAGRRQMAIDGLGESLIDQVVDKLGVRTPDQLFGLTVEQLSSLERMGKKSAENVVRSLEAAKGRGLSKVLAGLAIRHVGETMSEDLASYFGSYEKLRDFAHRYASGDDSAIAVVAPEGGNGAIEGLARKTADSIFTELDSPTLREIFAGLASAGVKLEASSAARADVEGVAGKTFVLTGTLPTLKRDQAGDMIKAAGGKVSGSVSKKTDFVLAGEDAGSKLERAKELGVAVIDEAELLRMLGG; from the coding sequence ATGAGCAAGAACGAGAGCCCCGACACCCACCGCATGCGCATCGAGCTCGAGGAGCTCGCGACGCAGATTCGCTATCACGAGAAGATCTATCGCGAGGGTCGTCCCGAGATCCCCGACTCGGCGTTCGACGAGATGATCGATCGCTACTCCGAGCTCGCCGATGCGCTGAAGGTGCCGGCCGCGGAGCGGCTCGACTCGGCGCCGGGCGCGGAGCAGCACACCGAGGGCTTCCAGGAGGTCGAGCATCGCGTGCCGATGCTCTCGCTCGAGAAGCTCACGCCGAACCGCAAGGACAGCAAGGGCGAGGCGATGCCGATCGCCGAGCAGCTCGGGCAGTGGGTCGATCGGCGCCGCAAGGATCTCGAGCTCGCAGCGAGCGCCACGCTGCCGCTCTTCGTCGAGCCGAAGATCGACGGCATCAGCGTCTCGTTGCTCTACGAGCACGGCAAGCTCGTGCGCGCGGTGACGCGCGGTGATGGTCGCAAGGGCGACGACATCACGAAGCAGGTGAAGCAGGCGCGCGCGGTGCCCGCGAAGATCGACGGCCCGAAGGGCTCGCTCGAGGTGCGCGGCGAGCTCTACTGGCCGCGCGCGCGCTTCGACGCCTACAACGCGAAGCTGAAGGAAGCGGGCGAGGAGACGATCGCGAACCCGCGCAACGGCTGCGCCGGGATGATCAAGCGCAAGGAGGTCGACGGGCTCGAGCACGTCGGCATCACGTCGTTCCTCTACCAGGTGCCGTGGGCCGAGGGCATCACGCTGCCGAGCACCCAGAGCGGCGTGCTGAAGTGGCTCTCGGAGATGGGCGCGCCGGTCTACCTCGAGCTGGTGCGCGTGCTCGGCGACGCCGAGAGCGTGCTCGCGTACTGCGGTGAGTTCGGAGCGCGGCGCGGCACGCTCGAGTTCGACATCGACGGGATGGTCATCAAGATCGAGGAGCTGCGGCACTACGCGCAGCTCGGTGCGACGGGGCACCACCCGCACTGGGGCATCGCCTACAAGTTCCCGCCCGAGCGCAAGGCGACCAAGCTGCTCGGGGTCGAGCTCAGCGTGGGCAAGACCGGCAAGATCACGCCGGTCGCGCAGCTCGATCCGGTGCAGCTCGCGGGCACGACGGTGGGGCGCGCGTCGCTCCACAACTTCGTGGAGATCGAGCGCAAGGACATCCGCCTCGGCGACTTCGTGTTCGTCGAGAAGGCGGGCGACATCATCCCCCAGGTCGTCGACGTCGATCGCGCGCGGCGCACCGCGGACGCGCGACCGATCGTGCGCCCGACGCACTGCCCGGACTGCGAGACGCCGGTCGTCGTCGAAGAGATCTTCGTGAGCTGCCCGAACGAGCTCTGCCCCTCGAAGGTGCGCGAGAAGCTCAAGCACTTCGCGGGTCGCCGCCAGATGGCGATCGACGGGCTCGGTGAGTCGCTGATCGATCAGGTGGTCGACAAGCTCGGCGTGCGCACGCCCGATCAGCTCTTCGGGCTCACGGTGGAGCAGCTCTCGTCGCTCGAGCGCATGGGCAAGAAGAGCGCGGAGAACGTGGTGCGCTCGCTCGAGGCCGCGAAGGGTCGTGGCTTGTCGAAGGTGCTCGCCGGGCTCGCGATCCGTCACGTCGGCGAGACGATGAGCGAGGATCTCGCGTCGTACTTCGGCAGCTACGAGAAGCTGCGCGACTTCGCGCATCGCTACGCGAGCGGCGACGACAGCGCGATCGCGGTGGTCGCGCCCGAGGGGGGCAACGGCGCGATCGAGGGGCTCGCGCGGAAGACGGCGGACAGCATCTTCACCGAGCTCGACTCGCCCACGCTGCGCGAGATCTTCGCGGGGCTCGCGAGCGCGGGCGTGAAGCTCGAGGCGTCGAGCGCGGCGCGCGCCGACGTCGAGGGCGTCGCGGGCAAGACGTTCGTGCTCACCGGCACGCTGCCGACGCTCAAGCGCGATCAGGCGGGCGACATGATCAAGGCCGCGGGCGGCAAGGTCTCGGGCTCGGTGAGCAAGAAGACCGACTTCGTCCTCGCGGGCGAGGACGCGGGCAGCAAGCTCGAGAGGGCGAAGGAGCTCGGCGTCGCGGTGATCGACGAGGCGGAGCTCCTCAGGATGCTCGGCGGATGA
- a CDS encoding DNA/RNA non-specific endonuclease produces MGDERESSATTTFPHHGLRSELRHRARALAGSLRFRGFDEELEELARAKTDRDVEDAIAKSTKLEKIVRATERPALLVREDAFETPVLAGLLALIEGARTAIETALLSVGRVEMLEGPDRGMVGTAWMIAPRVAVTNRHVALWFARRASDGTFPFRKTVEGRTQEVVLDFREDVTRSQREFPVTRVIYIAPDDDSAPDVALLEVAPRADRALPAPIPLHQDEPLVGQSIAVIGYPARDSEEVDQEAMNRLFGLDYEVKRVSPGQVIGTSAAQPAIFAHDATTLGGNSGSCSLDLDTGAAMGLHFSGVSRVANYAVRARTLLDLLEELEIEVPAPMTRPTRVIPTNGVAAAPPAPDGEEARRREAALATELDARNGYDPAFLGAARRVPLPQPVAERMREMLQRDDGSLRELKYANFSIYQNADRGFPMISGVHIDGTKLRRVPRARDWRLDPRVPAASQRGATLYANNDLDRGHVVRRLDPVWGELATQANTDTFFYTNSVPQQHVFNDEVWGDLEDYILDSASQDGKLLVLTGPVLASDDPPYRDALIPRRFWKIVGWRKDEALKIAGFVLDQDEFLGDIEFNPFRFSTYQTSLGEIARIAGITFAANVKSADVLAGEATARRIVLRRASHMRLG; encoded by the coding sequence ATGGGAGACGAACGAGAGTCGTCCGCGACGACGACGTTCCCGCATCACGGGCTCCGCAGCGAGCTGCGTCATCGCGCCCGAGCGCTCGCCGGATCGCTGCGCTTCCGCGGGTTCGACGAGGAGCTCGAGGAGCTCGCGCGGGCCAAGACCGATCGCGACGTCGAGGATGCGATCGCGAAGAGCACGAAGCTCGAGAAGATCGTCCGCGCCACCGAGCGTCCCGCGCTGCTGGTGCGCGAGGACGCGTTCGAGACGCCGGTCCTCGCCGGGCTGCTCGCGTTGATCGAGGGCGCGCGCACCGCGATCGAGACTGCGCTGCTCTCGGTGGGCCGCGTGGAGATGCTCGAAGGGCCGGACCGCGGGATGGTCGGCACCGCGTGGATGATCGCGCCGCGGGTCGCGGTGACGAACCGCCACGTCGCGCTGTGGTTCGCGCGCCGCGCGAGCGACGGCACGTTCCCGTTCCGCAAGACCGTCGAGGGGCGCACCCAGGAGGTCGTGCTCGACTTCCGCGAGGACGTCACGCGCAGCCAGAGGGAGTTCCCGGTGACGCGCGTGATCTACATCGCGCCCGACGACGACAGCGCGCCCGACGTCGCGCTGCTCGAGGTCGCCCCGCGCGCCGATCGCGCGCTTCCGGCGCCGATCCCGCTGCACCAGGACGAGCCGCTGGTGGGGCAGTCGATCGCGGTGATCGGCTATCCCGCGCGCGACTCCGAGGAGGTCGATCAGGAGGCGATGAACCGCCTCTTCGGCCTCGACTACGAGGTGAAGCGCGTGTCGCCCGGACAGGTGATCGGCACGAGCGCGGCGCAGCCGGCGATCTTCGCGCACGACGCGACGACGCTCGGCGGCAATTCGGGATCGTGCTCGCTCGATCTCGACACCGGTGCCGCGATGGGCCTGCACTTCTCGGGGGTCTCGCGGGTCGCGAACTACGCAGTGCGCGCGCGGACGCTCCTCGATCTGCTCGAGGAGCTCGAGATCGAGGTGCCGGCGCCGATGACCCGCCCGACGCGGGTGATCCCGACCAACGGCGTCGCCGCGGCGCCTCCCGCTCCCGATGGCGAAGAAGCGCGACGTCGCGAAGCCGCGCTGGCGACCGAGCTCGACGCGCGCAACGGCTACGACCCCGCGTTCCTCGGCGCGGCGCGCAGAGTGCCGCTCCCCCAGCCGGTCGCCGAGCGCATGCGCGAGATGCTGCAGCGCGACGACGGATCGCTGCGCGAGCTGAAGTACGCGAACTTCTCGATCTACCAGAACGCCGATCGCGGCTTCCCGATGATCTCCGGCGTGCACATCGACGGCACCAAGCTGCGGCGCGTCCCGCGTGCGCGCGACTGGCGGCTCGATCCCCGCGTGCCCGCGGCCTCGCAGCGCGGCGCGACGCTCTACGCGAACAACGATCTCGATCGCGGCCACGTCGTGCGTCGTCTCGATCCGGTCTGGGGCGAGCTCGCGACGCAGGCGAACACCGACACGTTCTTCTACACGAACTCGGTGCCCCAGCAGCACGTGTTCAACGACGAGGTGTGGGGCGATCTCGAGGACTACATCCTCGACTCGGCGAGCCAGGACGGGAAGCTGCTGGTGCTCACCGGGCCGGTGCTCGCGAGCGACGATCCGCCGTATCGCGACGCGCTGATCCCGCGTCGGTTCTGGAAGATCGTGGGGTGGCGCAAGGACGAGGCGCTGAAGATCGCGGGCTTCGTGCTCGACCAGGACGAGTTCCTCGGCGACATCGAGTTCAACCCGTTCCGGTTCTCGACGTACCAGACCTCGCTCGGCGAGATCGCGCGCATCGCGGGCATCACGTTCGCGGCGAACGTGAAGAGCGCCGACGTGCTCGCGGGCGAGGCGACGGCGCGACGCATCGTGCTGCGCCGCGCGTCGCACATGCGGCTCGGGTGA
- a CDS encoding DUF3072 domain-containing protein: protein MEHPKKPVAGRDFDPRRSNLEKDPDDWVSGDDPMTDAQSSYLATLCEQAHEEFEPHLTKAEASKRIDALRAKLGLPDHHRHDVH from the coding sequence ATGGAGCATCCGAAGAAGCCGGTGGCGGGCCGCGACTTCGATCCTCGTCGGAGCAACCTCGAGAAGGATCCCGACGACTGGGTCAGCGGCGACGATCCGATGACCGACGCCCAGTCGTCGTATCTCGCGACGCTCTGCGAGCAGGCCCACGAGGAGTTCGAGCCGCACCTCACGAAGGCCGAGGCGAGCAAGCGCATCGACGCGCTGCGCGCGAAGCTCGGACTGCCCGATCATCACCGTCACGACGTGCACTGA
- a CDS encoding hemerythrin domain-containing protein: MIPLRSRRDPAPTTHLPDDVVGRLAACHAHIRRFLVDARGLATGAGDPSRRRESARAVLRYFRVALPLHEADEDASIAPRLERRSVGLARALLARMDEHGAIDVAIDLLCADWALWAGEGDPGHVVDFASHRRLLETLDVAMETHLGLEEREIFPAIHTLPESERRAIVVEMTERRR, translated from the coding sequence ATGATTCCGCTGCGCTCGCGCCGCGATCCCGCGCCCACCACGCATCTGCCCGACGACGTCGTCGGGCGGCTCGCCGCTTGTCACGCGCACATCCGGCGCTTCCTGGTGGACGCGCGCGGGCTCGCGACCGGCGCCGGCGATCCGTCTCGCCGTCGCGAGAGCGCGCGCGCCGTGCTGCGCTACTTCCGGGTCGCGCTGCCGCTGCACGAGGCCGACGAGGACGCGTCGATCGCGCCGCGTCTCGAGCGTCGCTCGGTCGGTCTCGCGCGCGCGCTGCTCGCGCGCATGGACGAGCACGGCGCGATCGACGTCGCGATCGATCTGCTCTGCGCCGACTGGGCGCTCTGGGCGGGCGAGGGCGATCCCGGGCACGTCGTCGACTTCGCGTCGCACCGCCGCTTGCTCGAGACCCTCGACGTCGCGATGGAGACCCACCTCGGGCTCGAGGAGCGCGAGATCTTCCCGGCGATCCACACGCTGCCCGAGAGCGAGCGCCGCGCGATCGTGGTCGAGATGACGGAGCGCCGCCGGTAG